From Pedobacter indicus, a single genomic window includes:
- a CDS encoding nucleotidyltransferase family protein, whose amino-acid sequence MKKPTLLILAAGMASRYGSMKQIDAFGPNGETIIDYSIYDAIRAGFGKVTFIIKKEFEDNFKSIYDPKLKGKIETEYVFQDFDLTKYGIDREVERAKPWGTAHAVLSAKDTINEPFCVINADDFYGYDSFKKMADFLINEATDSKFALMGFQIDKTLSEHGSVSRGVCKVDENGNMTEIIERTKVYFKEIDGERKIVFEEDGEETILPSDARVSMNFWGFTPAVFDISIELFKDFVENNHTNPKSEFFIPLVADHLIQNGRATFKIIPTAEKWFGVTYKEDKPIVQKNISELIKNGTYPDRLWS is encoded by the coding sequence ATGAAAAAACCAACTCTTTTAATCTTGGCCGCCGGAATGGCAAGTCGTTATGGTAGTATGAAACAAATAGACGCGTTTGGGCCCAATGGGGAAACAATCATTGACTACTCTATTTACGATGCCATACGTGCAGGATTCGGCAAAGTAACATTTATTATAAAAAAAGAATTTGAAGATAACTTCAAATCTATTTACGACCCAAAGCTGAAAGGAAAAATCGAGACTGAATATGTTTTTCAGGATTTTGATCTTACAAAATATGGCATAGACCGCGAGGTAGAACGTGCAAAACCATGGGGAACTGCACATGCTGTTTTATCTGCTAAAGACACGATCAACGAACCGTTTTGCGTTATCAATGCAGACGATTTTTACGGCTATGACTCGTTCAAAAAAATGGCAGACTTCTTAATCAATGAAGCGACAGATAGCAAATTTGCTTTAATGGGATTCCAAATTGACAAAACATTATCTGAGCATGGGTCGGTGTCGAGAGGGGTCTGCAAAGTGGACGAAAACGGTAACATGACTGAGATTATCGAACGTACAAAGGTATATTTTAAGGAAATAGATGGTGAGAGAAAGATCGTATTCGAAGAAGATGGGGAAGAAACGATTCTACCGTCTGACGCTCGGGTGTCCATGAATTTTTGGGGATTCACTCCTGCCGTATTTGACATATCTATTGAGCTATTCAAAGATTTTGTTGAGAATAACCACACCAATCCGAAATCAGAATTCTTTATTCCATTGGTTGCTGATCACTTAATACAAAACGGTAGGGCAACATTCAAAATTATACCAACTGCAGAGAAATGGTTCGGTGTGACTTATAAAGAGGATAAACCGATAGTTCAGAAAAACATATCGGAGTTGATCAAAAATGGTACATATCCTGATCGATTGTGGTCATAA
- a CDS encoding M42 family metallopeptidase produces MSKKKEQTKKIVNEKSLSFLENYLNNPSPTGFEWDGQRLWLDYLNEYVDDSFTDTYGSAVGVINPEAPYKVVLEAHADEISWFVNYINKDGLIYVIRNGGSDHQIAPSKRVNIHTDQGIRKAVFGWPAIHTRSGKEKEDNPTQKNIFLDCGCTSKEEVEALGIHVGSVITYEDEFMVLNDRYYVGRALDNRIGGVMIAEVARLLKENKKTLPFGLYIVNSVQEEIGLKGAEMIAERIQPDVAIVTDVTHDTQTPMIEKNVQGDLSCGKGPVVSYAPAVQINLNRLIVETAQKKNIPFQRQASSRTTGTDTDAFAYSNQGVASALISLPLRYMHTTVEMAHIEDVDNAIRLLYETVLALEADKDYRSFAK; encoded by the coding sequence ATGAGTAAAAAGAAAGAACAGACGAAGAAAATAGTGAATGAAAAATCATTAAGCTTTTTAGAAAATTATTTAAATAATCCGTCTCCAACGGGTTTCGAGTGGGATGGGCAGCGACTATGGCTGGATTATCTAAATGAATATGTTGATGACAGCTTTACTGACACGTATGGTTCAGCAGTGGGGGTGATTAATCCGGAAGCGCCTTATAAGGTGGTATTGGAAGCACATGCTGATGAAATTTCTTGGTTTGTGAACTATATTAATAAAGATGGGTTAATTTATGTAATTCGGAATGGGGGTTCGGATCATCAAATAGCACCTTCAAAACGGGTAAATATCCATACGGATCAGGGAATCCGAAAGGCGGTATTTGGCTGGCCGGCAATTCACACACGGAGTGGAAAAGAGAAAGAGGATAATCCGACGCAAAAGAATATTTTTCTGGATTGTGGTTGTACATCGAAAGAGGAAGTGGAGGCGCTGGGTATCCACGTAGGATCTGTGATTACTTATGAGGATGAGTTTATGGTGCTGAATGACCGGTATTATGTTGGTCGTGCGCTGGATAACCGAATTGGTGGTGTTATGATCGCTGAAGTAGCTAGATTATTGAAGGAAAATAAGAAAACACTACCGTTTGGCTTATATATTGTTAACTCAGTGCAAGAGGAAATTGGGTTGAAAGGTGCGGAAATGATTGCTGAACGGATTCAGCCGGATGTAGCTATTGTGACAGATGTGACGCATGATACACAAACACCGATGATCGAGAAAAATGTGCAGGGAGACCTGTCTTGTGGGAAGGGGCCTGTTGTCTCATACGCGCCCGCGGTACAGATTAACCTGAACCGGTTGATCGTGGAAACAGCTCAGAAGAAAAATATTCCGTTTCAGCGCCAAGCTTCGTCCAGAACAACTGGAACGGACACCGATGCTTTTGCTTACTCAAATCAGGGTGTTGCTTCTGCATTAATTTCCTTGCCTTTGCGTTATATGCATACGACGGTGGAAATGGCACATATCGAAGATGTGGATAACGCCATCCGATTGCTCTATGAAACTGTTCTTGCACTGGAAGCAGATAAAGATTATCGGTCTTTTGCAAAATAG
- a CDS encoding purine-nucleoside phosphorylase, which produces MHSKIDQTLNYIYNQIGDFRPDVGVILGTGLAGLANEIEVEKQLLYANIPNFPVSTVEFHSGKLIFGILNGKKIVAMQGRLHYYEGYSMQQITFPVRVMQRLGIKKMFVSNASGSLNPDIKKGSLVFIKDHINLLPDNPLRGQNLNGFGPRFPDMSQPYCTDLFSKAVAIAKKKGHDVHEGVYVATMGPNLETKAEYRYMRLIGGDVVGMSTVPEVIVANHMSLKVFAVSVVTDEGFHEDLQPVSFEEIVSVAAQIEPTMTEILKELIAL; this is translated from the coding sequence ATGCATTCAAAAATCGATCAGACTCTAAATTATATTTATAATCAAATTGGTGATTTCCGTCCGGATGTTGGTGTTATCCTTGGAACTGGTCTTGCCGGATTGGCTAATGAAATTGAGGTTGAAAAGCAGTTGTTATATGCGAATATCCCTAATTTTCCTGTTTCCACCGTTGAGTTCCATTCTGGGAAGTTGATCTTCGGAATCTTAAATGGGAAGAAGATCGTTGCTATGCAGGGTAGGCTACACTATTATGAAGGCTATTCCATGCAGCAGATTACCTTTCCTGTACGGGTTATGCAGCGTCTGGGAATTAAGAAGATGTTTGTCTCGAACGCGAGCGGATCCTTAAACCCCGATATTAAAAAAGGCTCTTTGGTTTTTATTAAGGATCATATCAATCTGCTTCCTGATAACCCCCTCCGAGGTCAGAATCTCAATGGGTTCGGACCGCGTTTCCCAGATATGTCACAGCCTTATTGTACTGATCTGTTTTCGAAAGCAGTCGCTATAGCAAAGAAGAAAGGTCATGATGTGCATGAAGGGGTGTACGTCGCGACGATGGGTCCTAATTTGGAGACCAAAGCTGAATATCGTTATATGCGATTGATCGGTGGCGACGTTGTTGGGATGAGTACGGTGCCTGAAGTGATCGTCGCCAATCATATGTCACTAAAAGTATTTGCGGTTTCCGTAGTCACAGACGAAGGGTTTCACGAAGATCTCCAACCGGTCTCCTTTGAAGAGATTGTTAGCGTTGCTGCACAAATAGAACCGACCATGACTGAGATTTTAAAAGAATTAATAGCTTTGTAA
- a CDS encoding helicase HerA-like domain-containing protein: MENKTQFIEKIKESYNPKGEFIYLGSGILDEQIIAPAQVNLALKMMNRHGLIAGATGTGKTRTLQLIAEQLSDAGVPVFMLDVKGDLSGLAEAGESNPALVERGEILERPFVPQGFPVELFSLTGKKGIPLRIKISDFGPVMLARVLALSETQTGVLTAIFKYADDHQIGLINFDDLKALLNFLSQGPGAKEIENDYGKISSSTSGTILRKIVSIEQQGLSEIFGEPAFEINDLFQKIDGKGVISLLNISDVQNQPILFSTFLLSLLNQLFKNLPEVGDPDKPKLIFFFDEAHLLFKDASKVFLSRVDQIIRLIRSKGVGVFFCTQAPTDVPESVLGQLGNRVQHALRAFTPNDAENLRKTVKTYPKSDFYEIDQVLTKLGTGQALITVLNDKGIPTEVVATHLIPPRAVMGPLGTTACEKIISSSDLYPKYRTAIDSYSAAEVIEERRKELENEAASAEVKNSSKKRSSNRQTPAEAAKKTLIRTLAAGAGKIILTGLMSFLKGRKKR, from the coding sequence ATGGAAAACAAAACTCAATTTATAGAAAAGATCAAAGAATCTTATAACCCAAAAGGTGAGTTCATCTATTTGGGTTCGGGTATTCTGGATGAGCAGATCATTGCACCGGCGCAGGTCAATCTGGCACTGAAAATGATGAACAGGCATGGCTTGATTGCGGGAGCAACAGGTACTGGGAAAACGCGCACGTTGCAGCTGATCGCAGAGCAGCTGTCAGATGCAGGTGTACCTGTTTTTATGCTTGATGTAAAAGGGGATCTGTCGGGTCTGGCTGAAGCCGGAGAAAGCAACCCGGCTTTAGTTGAGCGTGGGGAAATCCTTGAACGACCTTTTGTTCCCCAAGGTTTTCCGGTCGAATTATTTTCATTGACTGGTAAAAAGGGGATTCCGCTTCGAATAAAAATAAGCGATTTTGGCCCGGTCATGCTAGCACGGGTCCTGGCCCTGAGTGAGACGCAAACTGGTGTATTGACTGCTATTTTTAAATATGCAGACGATCACCAAATCGGCCTGATTAATTTTGATGATTTAAAGGCTTTATTAAACTTTCTGTCACAAGGTCCTGGAGCAAAGGAGATCGAAAATGACTACGGCAAAATCAGTAGCAGCACATCGGGAACGATATTGAGAAAGATCGTTTCTATTGAACAACAGGGGCTTTCCGAAATCTTTGGCGAACCAGCTTTTGAAATCAATGATCTTTTCCAGAAGATTGACGGAAAGGGTGTCATCAGTCTACTGAACATTTCTGATGTGCAGAACCAACCTATTCTTTTTTCTACGTTCTTGTTGAGTTTGCTTAATCAGCTCTTTAAAAATTTACCGGAGGTAGGCGACCCTGATAAGCCAAAGCTGATTTTCTTTTTTGACGAAGCACATCTCCTTTTTAAAGATGCATCAAAAGTGTTCTTGTCTCGGGTAGACCAAATTATCAGACTTATCAGATCAAAGGGAGTGGGGGTCTTCTTCTGCACACAAGCGCCTACAGATGTTCCTGAAAGTGTTTTGGGTCAGCTAGGAAACAGGGTTCAGCATGCGCTACGGGCATTTACTCCAAACGACGCGGAAAACTTAAGGAAAACGGTCAAAACTTATCCTAAATCTGACTTTTATGAGATCGATCAGGTGTTAACGAAGTTGGGAACGGGTCAGGCTCTAATTACCGTACTGAATGACAAAGGAATACCAACCGAAGTTGTTGCTACACACCTTATTCCACCAAGGGCGGTTATGGGTCCGCTAGGCACTACCGCCTGTGAGAAAATCATTTCATCTTCTGATCTATATCCAAAATATCGCACTGCAATTGACAGTTACAGTGCCGCGGAGGTAATCGAAGAAAGAAGAAAAGAACTGGAAAATGAAGCAGCCAGTGCTGAGGTTAAGAATTCAAGTAAAAAGCGCAGCAGCAACCGACAAACACCAGCAGAAGCTGCAAAAAAAACATTGATACGGACCTTGGCTGCTGGAGCAGGAAAAATCATATTAACGGGTCTGATGAGCTTTTTGAAAGGCAGGAAGAAACGATAA
- a CDS encoding acyl-CoA carboxylase subunit beta, translating to MKDKIQLLKDKKAQALMGGGSARIESQHKKGKLTARERLQLLLDEGSFQEIGMFVTHRSTDFGLENEKYSGDGVVTGYGTIDGRMVYVFSQDFTVFGGSLSETYAEKICKIMDLALQNGAPIIGLNDSGGARIQEGVVSLGGYADIFYRNTLASGVVPQISAIMGPSAGGAVYSPAITDFTLMVKNTSYMFVTGPNVVKTVTHESVTAEELGGAETHASKSGVTHFACNSEVEAIERIKQLLSYMPQNCEDTAPHLDYQIKNEYRERLNSLIPENASQPYDMRLVIAELTDAESFLEVHEDFAENIVVGFARLAGRSIGIVANQPASLAGVLDIDASVKGARFVRFCDAFNIPLLVLEDVPGFLPGTDQEWNGIITHGAKLLFAFSEATVPRITVITRKAYGGAYCVMNSKHIGADVNYAWPSAEIAVMGAKGAAEIIFKRQISSAEDPEKRWLEKEKEYSDKFANPYRAAERGFIDEVIEPAETREKLIFAFRMLENKAVKLPKKKHGNIPL from the coding sequence TTGAAAGATAAAATTCAACTCCTGAAAGATAAAAAAGCACAAGCACTGATGGGTGGTGGAAGCGCCCGTATTGAGAGTCAACATAAAAAAGGGAAGCTTACCGCGCGTGAACGTTTGCAGCTATTGCTTGATGAGGGTTCTTTTCAGGAAATTGGCATGTTCGTTACGCACCGAAGTACGGATTTCGGGCTGGAGAACGAAAAATATTCTGGAGATGGTGTGGTGACAGGCTATGGAACGATCGATGGAAGGATGGTGTATGTCTTTTCTCAAGATTTTACCGTTTTTGGTGGTTCCCTTTCGGAGACCTATGCGGAAAAGATCTGTAAGATAATGGATCTGGCACTCCAAAATGGAGCACCGATCATCGGACTAAACGACTCGGGGGGCGCACGCATTCAGGAAGGGGTTGTCTCTTTAGGTGGCTACGCGGATATTTTCTATAGAAATACATTGGCTTCAGGTGTTGTTCCGCAGATTTCTGCTATTATGGGGCCGAGCGCAGGCGGGGCAGTCTATTCGCCCGCGATTACTGATTTTACCCTGATGGTCAAAAATACTTCTTACATGTTCGTTACGGGGCCGAACGTTGTAAAGACTGTAACTCATGAATCGGTAACCGCAGAAGAGTTGGGAGGAGCAGAAACGCATGCTTCTAAGTCGGGAGTAACGCATTTTGCTTGCAATAGTGAGGTGGAAGCTATCGAACGAATCAAACAACTGTTAAGCTATATGCCGCAGAATTGTGAAGATACGGCACCTCATTTAGATTATCAGATAAAGAACGAGTACCGAGAGAGGCTGAACTCTTTAATCCCTGAAAATGCATCCCAACCTTATGATATGCGATTGGTGATCGCGGAATTAACGGATGCGGAATCATTTTTGGAAGTACATGAAGATTTCGCCGAAAATATTGTTGTTGGTTTTGCACGACTGGCAGGTAGAAGCATCGGAATTGTCGCCAACCAACCAGCGTCTTTGGCTGGTGTTCTTGATATTGATGCCTCAGTAAAAGGAGCACGCTTTGTCCGGTTTTGCGATGCCTTCAATATCCCCTTACTGGTATTGGAAGATGTGCCCGGTTTTTTGCCTGGAACGGATCAAGAGTGGAATGGTATCATCACGCATGGTGCGAAGCTTTTATTCGCGTTTAGTGAGGCGACTGTGCCTAGAATTACTGTGATTACGAGGAAAGCCTACGGAGGGGCTTATTGCGTCATGAATAGCAAACATATTGGCGCCGATGTAAACTATGCCTGGCCTTCGGCGGAAATTGCTGTGATGGGCGCAAAGGGTGCTGCAGAAATTATCTTTAAAAGGCAAATATCATCGGCAGAGGATCCGGAGAAAAGATGGTTAGAGAAGGAGAAAGAATATTCTGATAAGTTTGCGAATCCTTACCGGGCGGCTGAAAGAGGTTTTATTGATGAGGTAATCGAACCGGCTGAGACTCGTGAAAAGCTTATATTTGCTTTCAGAATGCTTGAAAATAAAGCGGTGAAATTACCAAAGAAGAAACACGGGAATATTCCCTTATAA
- a CDS encoding carbonic anhydrase codes for MCDKKFDNERLSESFKKIIAGNEAWAREVQEDETGLFQELSKGQHPDLLWIGCSDSRVPANQITGTRPGDVFVHRNVANLCVHSDMNMLSVLDFAVNILKVKHIIVAGHYACGGITAAMGQQQYGLLDNWLRHLKDVYRIYADELNAITDLQKREDRFVELNVIEQVSNLCKTTIVQNAWKERDDLAIHGMIIQLETGKLIDLNVTATNVDQNLGEYYQLNK; via the coding sequence ATGTGCGATAAGAAATTTGACAACGAAAGGTTATCGGAAAGTTTTAAGAAAATTATAGCTGGAAATGAAGCCTGGGCCAGAGAAGTACAAGAAGATGAAACAGGTCTTTTCCAAGAACTCTCGAAGGGGCAACATCCTGATTTATTATGGATAGGTTGTTCCGATAGCCGCGTCCCAGCCAATCAGATCACTGGTACCCGACCGGGCGATGTCTTTGTTCACCGGAACGTCGCCAATTTATGCGTTCATTCAGATATGAATATGCTGAGCGTGCTTGATTTTGCCGTTAATATCCTCAAAGTAAAACACATCATTGTTGCCGGCCATTATGCCTGTGGAGGCATCACTGCTGCTATGGGGCAGCAACAGTACGGTCTTCTGGATAACTGGCTCCGCCATCTAAAAGATGTATATCGTATCTACGCCGATGAGCTTAACGCTATCACTGATTTACAAAAGCGCGAGGATCGTTTTGTAGAATTGAACGTCATTGAACAGGTTTCTAACCTCTGCAAAACAACCATCGTCCAAAACGCCTGGAAAGAAAGGGACGATTTAGCTATTCACGGAATGATCATTCAGTTGGAAACCGGTAAGCTAATTGACTTAAACGTTACTGCTACCAATGTAGATCAGAACCTCGGAGAATACTACCAGCTTAATAAATGA
- the pruA gene encoding L-glutamate gamma-semialdehyde dehydrogenase, giving the protein MSKGFFKVPTPVNEPVLSYAPGTSERKLLKKALKDALETEIEIPMYIGGKTVKTDKKVALKPPHDHQHVLGYFHEGEKSHVEDAINAALAAKADWENLPWYERASIFLRAADLVSGPYRAKINAATMLGQSKNAYQAEIDSACEFADFLRFNVQYMTEIYAQQPPVSPKGVWNKLEQRPLEGFVFALTPFNFTAIAGNLPSSAAMMGNVVVWKPANTQIYAANVIMQIFKEAGLPDGVINLVYVSGPDAGEVIFKHPDFAGIHFTGSTAVFQDIWKTIGNNIHRYKSYPRIVGETGGKDFILVHPSADVEISNTAIVRGAFEYQGQKCSAASRVYIPKSLWPQLKELMIRDIKSFKMGGVEDFTNFINAVIDEKSFDKLAKYIDDAKGDKSVEIIAGGNYDKSKGYFIEPTVILASKPDYVTMCEELFGPVLTVFVYDDEKFDEILTTIDETSIYALTGAVIAQDRYAIDKASKALKNSAGNFYVNDKCTGAVVGQQPFGGARGSGTNDKAGSMINLLRWVSPRTIKEAFDSPKDYRYPFMQED; this is encoded by the coding sequence ATGTCTAAAGGATTTTTCAAAGTACCGACTCCGGTGAATGAACCTGTCTTATCATACGCTCCCGGAACTTCAGAACGCAAATTACTAAAGAAAGCACTTAAAGATGCACTGGAAACTGAGATCGAGATCCCAATGTATATTGGTGGAAAAACGGTTAAAACCGATAAAAAGGTCGCGTTAAAACCACCTCATGATCACCAACACGTATTGGGGTATTTTCATGAAGGAGAGAAAAGCCATGTCGAAGATGCGATCAATGCGGCTTTGGCAGCAAAAGCAGACTGGGAAAACTTACCTTGGTACGAAAGAGCTTCTATATTCTTAAGGGCAGCGGATCTGGTATCAGGTCCTTATCGCGCCAAAATCAATGCAGCAACCATGCTGGGACAGTCTAAAAATGCTTATCAGGCCGAAATCGACTCAGCTTGTGAATTTGCCGACTTTTTACGGTTCAATGTTCAATACATGACCGAGATCTATGCTCAGCAGCCACCCGTATCGCCGAAAGGTGTATGGAACAAATTGGAACAAAGACCGCTAGAGGGTTTTGTTTTCGCGCTGACGCCCTTTAACTTTACAGCGATAGCCGGAAATCTACCTAGCTCGGCTGCTATGATGGGAAATGTGGTCGTATGGAAGCCTGCCAATACGCAGATTTATGCTGCTAATGTTATCATGCAAATATTTAAAGAGGCCGGATTACCAGATGGTGTTATTAATTTGGTTTATGTATCAGGTCCGGATGCTGGAGAGGTGATCTTTAAGCATCCCGACTTCGCGGGTATTCACTTTACGGGGTCAACGGCCGTATTCCAAGATATCTGGAAAACTATCGGTAATAATATCCACCGTTATAAAAGCTACCCAAGAATTGTCGGTGAAACTGGTGGGAAAGACTTCATTCTGGTACACCCGTCTGCCGATGTTGAAATTTCAAACACAGCTATTGTAAGAGGCGCATTTGAATATCAAGGACAAAAATGCTCAGCAGCATCTAGGGTATACATACCAAAAAGTCTGTGGCCGCAGCTCAAAGAGCTGATGATCCGTGATATCAAATCGTTCAAAATGGGAGGTGTTGAAGATTTTACTAATTTCATCAATGCTGTTATCGATGAGAAATCATTTGATAAGCTTGCGAAATATATTGACGATGCAAAGGGAGACAAATCTGTTGAGATTATCGCCGGCGGCAACTATGATAAGAGCAAAGGTTACTTTATTGAACCAACGGTTATTCTTGCTTCGAAGCCTGACTATGTGACCATGTGTGAAGAGTTGTTTGGACCGGTTCTTACTGTATTCGTTTATGATGACGAGAAGTTCGATGAGATTCTCACAACGATTGATGAAACATCGATCTATGCGCTAACAGGTGCTGTGATTGCTCAAGATCGCTATGCGATCGACAAAGCAAGCAAGGCTTTGAAAAATTCAGCTGGAAATTTCTATGTGAACGATAAATGTACCGGCGCGGTTGTAGGTCAACAGCCTTTTGGAGGTGCACGAGGGTCGGGAACGAACGATAAAGCAGGATCCATGATCAACCTGCTAAGATGGGTGTCTCCGCGTACGATCAAGGAAGCTTTTGATTCACCAAAAGACTACAGATATCCGTTTATGCAAGAAGACTAA
- the lpxK gene encoding tetraacyldisaccharide 4'-kinase, producing the protein MLRFLRFILWPFSIIYGFIICFRNFLYDRGIFKSTKFSFPVIVIGNLAIGGTGKSPMTELLIRMLKDSYKLAILSRGYGRKTSGFLYVSPSDSSRKVGDEPLQFKNKFPEVTVAVCEDRVLGVEKLQKEHQLVILDDAYQHRALKPGFSILLVEYKSLFQPKFLLPTGNFRDGFSQKKRADTIVISKCPMSLSEDEKTRALSRLDAISDQPVFFSFVTYDHPQPVFMADAAEMPITTEDDILLVTGIANPEPLLQHLQGKCRSLKLLQYPDHHPFSEKDIRTILKEYESIASQQKYILTTEKDYQRFKEFSKHFMDIPAREIRVIRIETDFYDNGKEALSSLLHQYCEENLS; encoded by the coding sequence ATGCTTAGATTTCTGCGATTCATTTTGTGGCCATTTTCGATTATTTACGGGTTTATAATCTGTTTCCGTAATTTTTTATATGATCGAGGTATTTTTAAATCGACCAAATTTTCTTTCCCGGTAATCGTTATCGGAAACCTGGCTATCGGCGGCACCGGCAAGAGTCCGATGACCGAATTGTTGATCCGTATGCTCAAAGACAGCTATAAGCTTGCGATACTCAGTAGGGGCTATGGTCGAAAGACTTCAGGCTTTTTGTATGTCTCTCCGTCTGACAGTTCGCGGAAAGTAGGTGATGAACCCTTACAGTTTAAAAATAAATTTCCCGAAGTTACGGTAGCGGTCTGTGAAGATCGGGTTTTGGGAGTTGAAAAATTACAAAAAGAACATCAGTTAGTCATTCTGGACGACGCATATCAACACCGCGCACTTAAACCGGGCTTCAGTATCTTATTGGTAGAATACAAAAGTTTGTTTCAACCTAAATTTTTGCTGCCCACCGGTAATTTTCGTGATGGTTTCTCGCAAAAAAAGCGAGCGGACACGATTGTGATCAGTAAGTGCCCGATGAGCTTGAGCGAAGACGAGAAGACGAGGGCTTTAAGCAGGCTTGATGCTATATCGGATCAACCCGTGTTCTTTTCTTTTGTGACGTATGATCATCCCCAGCCTGTATTTATGGCTGATGCTGCTGAAATGCCTATTACGACAGAAGACGATATACTGTTAGTAACTGGCATCGCGAACCCAGAACCCCTATTGCAGCATTTGCAAGGGAAGTGCAGGTCGCTAAAGCTATTGCAGTATCCGGATCATCATCCTTTCTCCGAGAAAGATATTCGAACTATCTTGAAAGAGTACGAGTCTATCGCCTCACAACAAAAGTATATTCTCACTACAGAAAAGGACTATCAGCGTTTTAAGGAGTTTTCAAAACATTTTATGGACATACCAGCTAGGGAAATCCGCGTGATACGAATTGAAACCGACTTTTATGATAATGGAAAAGAAGCACTTTCTTCCTTGCTGCATCAGTACTGTGAAGAAAATCTCAGCTAA